Proteins found in one Methanofollis fontis genomic segment:
- a CDS encoding malate dehydrogenase, with amino-acid sequence MTSLAVIGTGRVGGEVAFLSAALGLFDEIVVCDAVKPLERAQVLDLSHAAYDVTVETDPLLMRDADVCVFAAGRPRSPDTKTRADLLSANIPVLDDCCRHLPSFGGVLITITNPMDMNNYYLHRCLDLEPSRCIGFGGQLDSARFGCRIAAEGIGGTATVLGEHGEHQVPVFSRLDTPVPEGQREEILRFLQGASMEVIRGKGGTVFGPAAHVVRLIEAVLGRRSSEVIPCSCIVDGEYGYSGLSIGLPAMIGKEGITRIVEWDLDAWERRKLDEAAMFLQEICRDLDV; translated from the coding sequence ATGACCAGCCTCGCAGTGATCGGCACCGGACGGGTCGGCGGTGAAGTGGCCTTCCTATCTGCTGCGCTGGGGCTATTCGACGAGATTGTTGTGTGTGACGCCGTCAAGCCCCTCGAACGCGCGCAGGTGCTCGATCTCTCCCATGCCGCCTATGATGTGACCGTGGAGACCGATCCCCTCCTGATGCGGGATGCGGACGTATGTGTGTTCGCCGCCGGACGGCCCCGCTCTCCGGATACAAAGACGAGGGCAGACCTTCTGAGTGCAAACATCCCGGTGCTAGACGACTGCTGCAGACATCTCCCGTCCTTCGGGGGGGTCCTGATCACCATCACCAACCCGATGGACATGAACAACTACTACCTGCACCGATGCCTTGATCTCGAACCTTCACGCTGCATCGGCTTTGGCGGGCAGCTGGACAGCGCACGGTTCGGCTGCAGGATTGCCGCGGAGGGTATCGGCGGCACGGCGACGGTGCTCGGTGAGCACGGCGAGCATCAGGTGCCGGTCTTCTCAAGGCTGGATACGCCGGTGCCGGAGGGGCAGCGGGAAGAGATCCTGCGTTTCCTGCAGGGGGCAAGCATGGAGGTGATCCGCGGCAAGGGGGGAACCGTCTTTGGTCCTGCAGCACATGTGGTCAGGTTGATCGAGGCGGTGCTCGGCAGGAGGAGCAGCGAGGTGATCCCCTGTTCGTGCATCGTCGATGGCGAGTATGGTTATTCCGGGCTTTCCATTGGTCTTCCGGCCATGATCGGAAAGGAGGGGATCACCCGAATCGTCGAATGGGACCTGGACGCATGGGAGCGCCGGAAACTCGATGAAGCGGCGATGTTCCTCCAGGAAATCTGCAGGGATCTGGATGTCTGA
- a CDS encoding dihydroorotate dehydrogenase — MITLQPGEITVGGVDLRNHLILAAGVLGTTGASLKRILKLGAGGVVTKSIGPEPASGHHGPCLIRTDCGVLNAMGLPNPSQEFTGEIESLKDEPVIVSIFGKDPDEFREVAGWFAGHARGFELNVSCPHAAGYGAAIGTDPETVLECTRAVATHGVPVWVKLTPNVTDITTIGRAAEQGGASAIVAVNTVRGMRISTEMRRPVLGNRSGGLSGRAIFPIAVKAVWDLYETCQIPIIGCGGVSSANDVIEMMMAGAQAVEIGTAVMDDIRVFDQIRRKLYTKDGTPAEEIVGVAHG; from the coding sequence ATGATAACCCTTCAGCCTGGCGAGATTACCGTGGGCGGGGTGGACCTGCGCAACCACCTGATCCTGGCTGCCGGAGTGCTCGGGACGACCGGGGCATCGCTGAAGAGGATACTGAAACTCGGTGCAGGGGGTGTGGTCACCAAGTCCATCGGACCCGAACCGGCGTCCGGCCACCACGGCCCCTGCCTGATCAGGACCGACTGCGGCGTCCTGAATGCGATGGGGCTTCCAAACCCCTCACAGGAGTTCACCGGGGAGATCGAATCCCTCAAGGACGAACCCGTGATCGTGAGTATCTTCGGCAAGGATCCCGACGAGTTCAGGGAGGTGGCCGGCTGGTTTGCCGGACACGCCCGCGGCTTTGAACTGAACGTCAGCTGCCCCCATGCCGCCGGCTACGGGGCGGCGATCGGCACCGATCCCGAGACCGTTCTCGAGTGCACCCGGGCCGTGGCCACCCATGGTGTGCCGGTCTGGGTGAAACTCACTCCGAATGTCACCGATATCACCACCATCGGTCGTGCCGCCGAACAGGGCGGGGCGAGCGCCATTGTGGCGGTCAACACGGTCCGGGGAATGCGGATCTCCACGGAAATGCGCCGACCGGTGCTCGGAAACAGGAGCGGCGGCCTTTCAGGACGAGCCATCTTTCCGATCGCCGTCAAGGCGGTCTGGGATCTCTATGAGACCTGCCAGATCCCGATCATCGGCTGCGGAGGGGTATCGAGTGCGAACGATGTGATCGAGATGATGATGGCCGGTGCACAGGCGGTAGAGATCGGGACGGCGGTGATGGACGACATCCGCGTCTTCGACCAGATCAGACGGAAACTCTATACAAAGGACGGAACACCGGCAGAGGAGATCGTGGGGGTGGCCCATGGCTGA
- a CDS encoding DNA-directed DNA polymerase has product MSDSQATLIPAEPEGIRIGINQVEYSVTGTGPVIHIFGRRPDGGAVHLQVTGFRPYLYVPAEETERKRLPSQVTGIDDASYRSIKGEDLRRLYVSRPTDVRDIRNLFSRHFEADIPFATRYMIDAGLTGGVSVPSEISDYTAVVTEDVDAPARLCFIDIECEDIRGFPEPGRDAIICITCWDSFEASYTTFLLCSSGTAPDFSERWTEQNGCLWKGKDGHVVCTYESEEAMLRAFVAYIREKDPDILSGWNFTDFDFPYITQRMETLGLVPSDLSRLPGMTERAAVRGRALFDLLTAYKKLQPSQKESYRLDAIAEEEIGERKVRYTGTISDLWHDDPVRLVEYNTTDVELCVRINEKNSIVDFYRMIARYVGVPLDRTLNSSNVIDIYILRKAHGRFVLPSKGNVVADEFEGATVFEPTLGLKENVVVLDLKSLYPMAMMTINASPETKDPQGELRAPNGIRFRKSPDGLTRSIIAELMEERDDLKRRRNAHPYGSDAYTLLDLQQGVIKVIMNTYYGVSGYSRFRLYDREIGAAVTSVGRAIIGHTREVITAMGYAVIYGDTDSCMVELPKGDLEETIRIARSIEERLNGSYSEFSKRVLNADRHYFSIKFEKVYERFFQAGRKKRYAGHLVWKEGVSADTIDIVGFEMRRSDSPQITREVQQHVMELILKGAGLSEVKSYLGGVIRTYRRGGYSLDEAGIPGGIGKALEEYETKDAHIRGAIYANTHLGTDFKRGSKPKRVYISHVSAKYPQTDVIAFEYADQVPPEFVVDWETMLEKTIRQPIERIIEALGWSWHDVDPTRTTLFDF; this is encoded by the coding sequence ATGTCTGATTCTCAGGCGACGCTCATACCGGCCGAACCCGAGGGGATCAGGATCGGGATCAACCAGGTGGAATACTCGGTCACCGGGACAGGTCCGGTGATCCATATCTTCGGGCGGCGGCCCGACGGAGGGGCGGTGCACCTGCAGGTGACGGGCTTTCGCCCCTATCTCTATGTGCCGGCAGAGGAGACAGAGCGAAAGCGGCTCCCCTCCCAGGTCACCGGTATTGATGACGCCTCCTACCGTTCGATAAAGGGCGAGGACCTCCGCCGCCTCTATGTTAGCAGGCCGACCGATGTCCGCGACATCAGGAACCTGTTTTCCCGTCACTTCGAGGCGGACATCCCGTTTGCGACGCGCTATATGATCGATGCCGGTCTCACCGGCGGCGTTTCGGTCCCCTCTGAGATCTCGGATTATACCGCGGTGGTGACGGAGGACGTCGATGCACCGGCGAGGCTGTGTTTCATCGATATCGAGTGCGAGGACATCCGGGGGTTCCCCGAACCCGGACGGGACGCCATCATCTGCATCACCTGCTGGGACTCCTTCGAGGCGTCCTATACCACCTTCCTGCTGTGTTCGTCCGGCACCGCACCGGATTTCTCAGAACGCTGGACGGAACAGAACGGCTGCCTCTGGAAGGGGAAGGACGGACATGTCGTCTGCACCTATGAGAGCGAGGAGGCGATGCTGCGGGCGTTTGTGGCCTATATCCGGGAAAAAGATCCGGATATCCTCTCCGGCTGGAACTTTACCGATTTCGATTTTCCCTATATCACACAGCGGATGGAGACGCTCGGGCTTGTGCCGTCCGACCTCTCCCGCCTCCCCGGCATGACAGAACGGGCGGCGGTGCGCGGCAGGGCGCTCTTTGACCTCCTGACCGCCTACAAGAAACTTCAGCCGAGTCAGAAGGAGTCCTACAGGCTCGACGCCATCGCCGAAGAGGAGATCGGGGAGCGGAAGGTCCGATATACCGGGACAATCAGCGACCTCTGGCACGATGACCCTGTCCGGCTTGTGGAGTACAACACCACCGACGTCGAGCTCTGCGTGCGGATCAACGAGAAGAACAGTATTGTTGATTTCTACCGGATGATCGCCCGCTATGTGGGTGTCCCCCTCGACCGGACCCTGAACTCCTCGAACGTCATCGACATCTACATCCTCAGAAAGGCGCACGGCCGTTTTGTGCTCCCCTCGAAGGGGAATGTGGTCGCTGACGAGTTCGAGGGTGCGACGGTCTTTGAACCGACCCTGGGGCTGAAGGAGAATGTGGTGGTGCTCGACCTCAAGTCCCTCTACCCGATGGCGATGATGACTATCAACGCCTCGCCCGAGACAAAGGACCCGCAGGGGGAACTCCGGGCGCCAAACGGGATACGCTTCAGGAAGAGCCCGGACGGGCTGACGCGGAGCATCATCGCCGAACTGATGGAGGAGCGGGACGACCTGAAACGGCGGCGCAACGCCCACCCCTATGGATCGGACGCCTATACCCTGCTCGACCTGCAGCAGGGCGTGATCAAGGTGATCATGAACACCTATTACGGTGTCTCCGGCTATTCGCGGTTCCGCCTCTATGACCGGGAGATCGGCGCCGCCGTCACCTCGGTTGGGAGGGCGATCATCGGGCACACGCGTGAGGTGATCACCGCCATGGGGTACGCGGTGATCTATGGCGACACCGACTCCTGCATGGTGGAGCTCCCGAAGGGCGACCTGGAGGAGACGATCCGGATCGCCCGCTCCATCGAGGAACGCCTGAATGGGAGCTATTCAGAGTTTTCAAAGCGGGTGCTGAACGCCGATCGCCACTACTTCTCCATCAAGTTCGAGAAGGTCTATGAACGCTTTTTCCAGGCCGGACGGAAAAAGCGCTATGCCGGTCACCTTGTCTGGAAGGAGGGGGTGAGCGCCGACACGATCGATATCGTGGGCTTTGAGATGCGGCGGAGCGACTCGCCGCAGATCACGCGCGAGGTGCAGCAGCACGTGATGGAGCTGATCCTGAAGGGTGCGGGTCTATCCGAGGTGAAGTCATACCTCGGCGGGGTGATCCGGACCTACCGGCGGGGCGGCTACTCGCTCGACGAGGCCGGGATTCCGGGCGGGATCGGCAAGGCGCTTGAGGAGTATGAGACAAAGGACGCCCATATCAGGGGGGCGATCTATGCCAACACCCATCTCGGCACCGATTTCAAACGGGGCAGCAAGCCAAAAAGGGTGTATATCAGTCATGTCTCGGCAAAATATCCGCAGACCGATGTGATCGCCTTCGAGTATGCCGATCAGGTGCCCCCTGAATTCGTGGTGGACTGGGAAACGATGCTTGAAAAGACGATCCGGCAGCCGATCGAACGGATCATCGAGGCGCTCGGCTGGAGCTGGCATGATGTGGACCCTACCAGGACGACCCTGTTTGATTTCTGA
- a CDS encoding MFS transporter, which yields MDTNRQLFLILFVSVFAAMLGLGIVAPLLPIYAGNLGATGLWVGVIFSAFAFSRAVFMPIVGSLSDRHGRKKFIAAGLLAYTILSFGYITAGDVLSLTVVRLLHGAASAMVVPIAMAYVGEMAQDGREGGLMGRFQVSLFLGMGSGPFIGGVLNDTFGFSSAFIVMAVLTAFAFVIILLFLPEKSVSQAEPSGTGRGSIRSLLGIPVVAGLLAFTLFNAIGRGGLMVFLPLYGPIHEITPSETGILLTVNIFLIALLQTPFGDIADRREKILLIVIGSAVSSAALVALPFSASFLVLLALSALIGIGSALQQPAIMAMVVVAGREHGMGTAMGAYNTAMSAGMIIAPIVGGLIMDLVSIEWVFYLGGLVGFGGTLLCAVILRLWFSAPAS from the coding sequence ATGGACACAAACAGGCAGCTCTTTCTCATCCTCTTCGTCTCGGTGTTTGCGGCGATGCTCGGTCTCGGGATCGTCGCCCCGCTCCTGCCGATCTATGCCGGAAATCTCGGGGCGACCGGTCTCTGGGTGGGGGTGATCTTCTCCGCCTTCGCCTTCTCGCGGGCGGTGTTCATGCCGATTGTCGGAAGTCTCTCCGACCGGCACGGCAGAAAAAAGTTCATCGCTGCCGGTCTCCTCGCCTACACCATCCTTTCGTTCGGCTACATCACCGCAGGCGATGTTCTGAGCCTCACGGTTGTCCGACTCCTCCATGGCGCCGCCTCTGCCATGGTCGTCCCGATCGCCATGGCCTATGTGGGGGAGATGGCGCAGGACGGCAGGGAGGGCGGGCTGATGGGCCGTTTCCAGGTCTCCCTCTTTCTCGGGATGGGGTCGGGCCCCTTCATTGGCGGGGTGCTCAACGACACCTTCGGTTTCAGTTCGGCCTTTATCGTGATGGCGGTGCTCACGGCATTCGCCTTTGTGATCATCCTGCTCTTTCTCCCGGAAAAATCGGTTTCTCAGGCAGAACCGTCTGGAACCGGGCGGGGGTCAATCCGATCCCTTCTCGGCATTCCTGTCGTCGCCGGCCTGCTCGCATTCACCCTCTTCAACGCCATCGGCCGGGGTGGACTGATGGTGTTTCTGCCGCTTTACGGCCCCATCCATGAGATCACCCCGTCGGAGACCGGGATCCTGCTCACCGTGAATATATTTCTGATCGCCCTTCTCCAGACGCCTTTTGGCGATATTGCCGATCGGCGGGAGAAAATCCTGCTCATTGTCATCGGTTCGGCGGTGTCGTCGGCGGCACTGGTGGCCCTGCCGTTTTCTGCATCATTTCTGGTGCTTCTGGCCCTCTCGGCCCTGATCGGCATCGGCAGCGCTCTCCAGCAACCGGCGATCATGGCGATGGTCGTGGTCGCCGGCAGGGAGCATGGCATGGGTACGGCGATGGGGGCCTACAACACGGCGATGTCTGCCGGGATGATCATCGCCCCCATTGTCGGCGGTCTGATCATGGACCTCGTCTCCATCGAATGGGTGTTTTATCTCGGAGGGCTGGTCGGATTCGGGGGCACCCTGTTATGTGCGGTGATACTCCGCCTGTGGTTCTCCGCACCCGCCTCCTGA
- a CDS encoding indolepyruvate oxidoreductase subunit beta: MSDSYDVLIVGIGGQGTILASNILGNACLAGEMPVRGVETHGMAQRGGSVESHVRIGGRHGPLIPAGGADLMIALDLLEAVRYRHYLKPDGQIIVNDRTVVPTSVFTARLQMPSREDLIAALDGYRITVIDAEALAAEAGNPIVGNVVMLGAASRHLPLGEQLLRDAVARSVPKKTQELNLKAFDLGRAAAAFE, translated from the coding sequence ATGAGTGACAGTTATGACGTACTGATTGTCGGGATCGGCGGTCAGGGAACGATCCTCGCCTCGAACATCCTCGGCAACGCATGTCTTGCCGGAGAGATGCCGGTGCGGGGCGTGGAGACCCACGGCATGGCCCAGCGAGGCGGATCGGTCGAGAGTCATGTCAGGATCGGCGGGCGCCATGGCCCCCTGATCCCGGCAGGCGGTGCCGACCTGATGATCGCCCTCGACCTGCTGGAGGCGGTCCGCTACCGCCATTACCTCAAACCCGACGGGCAGATCATCGTGAACGACCGGACCGTTGTCCCCACATCGGTCTTCACCGCCAGACTCCAGATGCCGTCAAGAGAGGACCTCATCGCCGCCCTCGACGGTTACAGGATCACCGTGATCGATGCCGAGGCACTCGCCGCCGAGGCGGGAAACCCGATTGTCGGGAATGTGGTAATGCTCGGCGCCGCCTCCCGCCACCTCCCGCTCGGCGAACAATTGCTCAGGGATGCGGTGGCGCGCTCGGTCCCGAAGAAGACGCAGGAGCTGAACCTGAAGGCCTTCGACCTCGGGCGGGCGGCTGCAGCCTTCGAATAA
- a CDS encoding dihydroorotate dehydrogenase electron transfer subunit, which produces MAELPMMPVPVTIKAIVPETPSIRTFYFDPGIPSSPGQFVMVWVPEYDEIPMALSSEHSITVQEVGDATAALFRLNVGDRLGMRGPLGNGFTVSGKTLAIGGGVGVAPLLNLTTAGKVSTFLLGARTRDEILFAPVIASSCNLHIATDDGTEGHHGFVTDLMDGIDLDEFDHICVCGPEIMMVKVLERLKRAGIADRGQFSLHRYMKCGLGICGSCSMDPHGLRVCRDGPIFTGDDILESEFGKYTRDATGRKVYFPSARPEGEIKEEKTET; this is translated from the coding sequence ATGGCTGAACTCCCCATGATGCCGGTCCCGGTGACGATCAAGGCGATTGTCCCGGAAACGCCCTCGATCCGGACATTCTATTTCGACCCCGGCATACCCTCCTCGCCCGGTCAGTTCGTGATGGTCTGGGTGCCGGAATACGACGAGATCCCGATGGCCCTTTCGTCTGAGCATTCGATAACCGTTCAGGAAGTCGGCGATGCAACGGCGGCACTGTTCAGACTGAATGTCGGGGACCGCCTTGGTATGCGGGGTCCGCTCGGCAACGGCTTTACGGTGAGCGGAAAGACCCTCGCCATCGGCGGCGGCGTCGGTGTCGCACCCCTCCTGAACCTCACCACGGCCGGTAAGGTCAGCACCTTCCTGCTGGGCGCCCGCACACGGGATGAGATTCTGTTTGCGCCGGTGATCGCCTCGTCCTGCAACCTCCACATTGCAACGGACGACGGGACCGAGGGGCACCACGGATTTGTGACCGACCTGATGGACGGGATCGACCTCGACGAGTTCGATCACATCTGTGTCTGCGGCCCGGAGATCATGATGGTGAAGGTTCTCGAACGGTTGAAGAGGGCCGGTATCGCCGATCGAGGCCAGTTTTCCCTCCACCGCTATATGAAGTGCGGGCTTGGCATCTGCGGGTCCTGCTCGATGGACCCCCATGGTCTCAGGGTCTGCCGCGACGGTCCGATCTTCACCGGCGACGATATCCTGGAGTCGGAGTTCGGCAAATACACGCGGGATGCGACGGGAAGGAAGGTCTATTTCCCCTCGGCCCGCCCGGAGGGGGAGATAAAAGAGGAAAAAACGGAGACTTGA
- a CDS encoding GNAT family N-acetyltransferase, whose product MKADSGIILKIVSAWPAEEIVALYRAGGWWRDEWTPEGIAPLISGSFCFVVAVDGDQAVGMGRAISDGCSDAYLQDIVVLPEYRGSGIGGAILRALVEHCRESGLSWIGLIAQPGTVTFYERSGFSVMEGHIPMLFGEADAENR is encoded by the coding sequence ATGAAGGCGGATTCCGGCATCATCCTGAAGATCGTCTCTGCATGGCCTGCAGAGGAGATCGTCGCCCTCTACCGGGCAGGCGGGTGGTGGCGGGATGAGTGGACGCCCGAAGGAATTGCACCCCTCATCAGCGGCAGTTTCTGCTTTGTCGTGGCCGTGGACGGCGATCAGGCCGTCGGGATGGGGCGGGCGATCTCCGACGGCTGCTCTGACGCCTACCTGCAGGACATCGTTGTCCTCCCCGAATATCGGGGTTCCGGGATCGGCGGCGCCATACTCCGTGCGCTCGTCGAACACTGCCGGGAATCCGGACTGTCCTGGATCGGGCTCATCGCCCAGCCCGGGACGGTGACGTTTTATGAACGCAGTGGCTTTTCCGTCATGGAAGGGCACATACCAATGCTTTTTGGAGAAGCAGATGCTGAAAATAGATGA
- a CDS encoding flavodoxin domain-containing protein: MAENTKEKILIAYASRYGSTQEIAESMARILEEQGFAIDCMNVMDVRDIGPYAAVVAGSPIYMGKWLVEAVDFIKLFRNDLKIRPLAIFAVGYSMKEESDVIRKSARASMSEVTMYVQPQAEGLFAGKFDPDTMSQADLQIMKMAGAVPGDARDWTMIGNWTRALPSILFTLEPED; encoded by the coding sequence ATGGCTGAAAATACAAAAGAGAAGATTCTCATAGCCTATGCAAGCAGATATGGCTCAACACAGGAGATCGCGGAATCGATGGCCCGCATTCTTGAGGAGCAGGGCTTCGCAATCGACTGCATGAATGTCATGGACGTCCGGGACATCGGCCCGTATGCAGCAGTTGTCGCAGGCAGCCCGATATATATGGGGAAATGGCTCGTTGAGGCCGTCGATTTTATCAAACTTTTCAGAAACGATCTGAAGATCCGTCCACTCGCCATATTTGCGGTCGGTTACTCGATGAAGGAGGAGAGCGATGTGATCAGAAAATCGGCCAGGGCATCGATGAGCGAGGTCACGATGTATGTTCAGCCACAGGCCGAAGGCTTATTTGCCGGAAAATTCGATCCTGACACCATGTCTCAGGCCGACCTCCAGATTATGAAGATGGCCGGGGCGGTGCCCGGGGATGCACGGGACTGGACGATGATCGGGAACTGGACACGGGCATTGCCGTCGATCCTCTTCACCCTCGAACCAGAGGATTAG
- the iorA gene encoding indolepyruvate ferredoxin oxidoreductase subunit alpha: MVKQYLLGNEAIAHACCEAGIDCATGYPGTPSSEVIDTLRAQKDRDFYIEWSVNEKVAFENALAASWCGQRSLVTMKHVGLNVAADPLMTSAYTGVKGGFVILSADDPFAHSSQNEQDTRRYAHFAKIPCMNPSSVQEAHDMMKDAFSLSEQTGLPVIFRPTTRICHSKGDVELGKIADDHRIGAFEKDPRQYVVIPAHTRVLHRILNEKQPMVRKAVMDLGYNTAEVRGEMAVVASGIAAAYATEVLPPDVSLMKIGCFPIDSEWMEEFVQQHRLVLVLEEGAPIVEERLRQLSCGVEVHGQMNGAVPKEGELSPAAAAEAMVRAKILSSSPFSAPAPAEGLPPRPPILCAGCAHRAMFYAIKRVFPDGIFPSDIGCYTLGLQLGTVDTTICMGASVTVGSGIAHSGEKRPVVATIGDSTFLHTGVQGLLNAVYNDADMTLVVLDNRITAMTGHQPNPCTGKTAMGEPSVPISLEALCRACGASFVETVDPYDLQGTMETLKTARDRSGTKVIIAKQACVITSRRSGVRRGRYVVDADLCTACGACLRFGCPAIGKDGDEKAEINDLCSGCGVCAAICPAGAIRKEGRK; encoded by the coding sequence ATGGTGAAACAATATCTCCTTGGCAATGAAGCCATCGCACATGCCTGCTGTGAGGCAGGCATCGATTGTGCGACCGGATATCCAGGAACGCCCTCATCCGAGGTGATCGACACCCTTCGGGCACAGAAAGACCGGGATTTCTATATCGAGTGGTCTGTGAACGAGAAGGTGGCGTTCGAGAACGCCCTTGCCGCATCATGGTGCGGACAGCGCTCTCTCGTGACGATGAAGCATGTGGGCCTCAACGTGGCCGCCGATCCCCTGATGACGAGCGCCTATACGGGCGTGAAGGGCGGGTTCGTGATCCTCTCGGCAGACGATCCCTTCGCCCACTCCTCACAGAACGAGCAGGACACCCGGCGCTACGCCCATTTCGCCAAGATCCCCTGCATGAACCCCTCCTCTGTTCAGGAGGCGCATGACATGATGAAGGACGCCTTCAGCCTCTCCGAGCAGACCGGTCTGCCGGTGATCTTCCGGCCCACCACACGCATCTGCCACTCGAAGGGGGATGTCGAACTCGGGAAGATCGCAGACGACCACCGCATCGGCGCCTTTGAAAAGGATCCCCGACAGTATGTGGTCATCCCGGCCCACACCCGCGTCCTCCACAGGATCCTGAATGAAAAGCAGCCCATGGTCAGGAAGGCCGTGATGGACCTCGGCTACAACACCGCCGAGGTGCGGGGCGAAATGGCCGTTGTTGCAAGCGGCATCGCCGCCGCCTATGCCACTGAGGTGCTCCCCCCCGATGTCTCCCTGATGAAGATCGGCTGTTTCCCGATCGATTCCGAGTGGATGGAGGAGTTTGTTCAGCAGCACCGTCTCGTGCTGGTGCTCGAGGAAGGGGCGCCGATTGTCGAGGAGCGACTCCGCCAGCTCTCCTGCGGGGTGGAAGTCCACGGCCAGATGAATGGTGCCGTCCCGAAGGAAGGGGAACTCTCCCCCGCCGCCGCTGCAGAGGCGATGGTGCGGGCCAAAATCCTCTCCTCCTCCCCCTTCAGCGCCCCCGCCCCGGCCGAAGGTCTCCCGCCGAGACCGCCGATCCTCTGTGCGGGATGCGCTCACCGGGCAATGTTCTATGCCATCAAACGGGTCTTCCCTGACGGCATCTTCCCCTCGGACATCGGGTGCTACACCCTCGGCCTCCAGCTCGGCACGGTGGACACCACCATCTGCATGGGGGCGTCGGTGACCGTGGGAAGCGGCATCGCCCACTCGGGCGAAAAGCGTCCGGTCGTCGCCACAATCGGGGACTCCACCTTCCTTCACACCGGCGTCCAGGGCCTCCTGAACGCCGTCTATAATGACGCCGATATGACGCTGGTCGTCCTCGACAACCGGATCACGGCGATGACCGGTCACCAGCCCAACCCCTGCACCGGAAAGACGGCGATGGGCGAACCGAGCGTCCCGATATCCCTTGAAGCGCTCTGCCGGGCCTGTGGCGCCTCTTTTGTCGAGACGGTCGATCCCTACGACCTCCAGGGCACGATGGAGACATTGAAGACCGCCCGGGACCGTAGCGGGACAAAGGTGATCATCGCAAAACAGGCCTGCGTCATCACCTCCCGCCGGTCCGGGGTCAGGCGCGGCCGCTATGTCGTGGACGCCGATCTCTGCACCGCCTGCGGCGCCTGCCTGCGCTTCGGGTGCCCGGCGATCGGCAAGGACGGGGACGAAAAGGCAGAGATCAACGACCTCTGCAGTGGGTGCGGGGTCTGCGCGGCCATCTGCCCTGCCGGCGCCATAAGGAAGGAGGGACGCAAATGA
- a CDS encoding DUF2156 domain-containing protein, producing MLKIDDFSPVTLEDRDFFLDLFAQYPQQHSDMSFTTMMCWNHYAHYEWAETDGGVVIMSTIENNRTFRGPIGPRSPDALEEVLDLAAREGCDAPYYVFDEATLAWIRSLYPGLRFVSDRDFADYVYLASELEELPGKHFLTIRKHLNRFRRECDPAVEAMDNGNLGEVREFLEKWCEWRHCDESPVLAREKEAVIYAMNHFEDLNLSGLLIRAGETIRGISIYDALNTDTALVHFEKGLPDCEGVYKAVNQEAAHRLSAQYIYINRESDVGVPGLREAKLRYHPHHMAKVYIAKKDELLNRQRGRKQNG from the coding sequence ATGCTGAAAATAGATGATTTTTCGCCGGTCACCCTTGAAGATCGCGATTTTTTTCTGGACCTCTTTGCACAATACCCCCAGCAGCATTCTGATATGAGTTTCACGACGATGATGTGCTGGAACCACTATGCACACTACGAGTGGGCGGAGACAGACGGCGGTGTTGTGATCATGAGCACCATCGAAAACAACAGGACCTTCAGGGGACCGATCGGGCCCCGCAGCCCCGACGCACTCGAGGAAGTACTCGATCTCGCCGCCAGGGAGGGGTGCGACGCCCCCTACTATGTCTTCGATGAGGCCACCCTGGCATGGATTCGCTCCCTCTATCCGGGACTCAGGTTCGTCTCCGACAGGGACTTCGCCGATTATGTCTACCTCGCCTCAGAACTCGAGGAACTGCCGGGAAAACACTTCCTGACCATCAGAAAACACCTCAACCGCTTCAGGCGCGAATGCGATCCTGCAGTTGAGGCGATGGACAATGGCAACCTCGGCGAGGTCAGGGAGTTTCTCGAGAAATGGTGCGAGTGGCGGCATTGCGACGAATCGCCGGTGCTGGCCCGGGAGAAGGAGGCCGTCATCTACGCCATGAACCATTTCGAGGACCTCAACCTTTCCGGCCTCCTTATCCGTGCAGGGGAAACGATCAGGGGGATCAGCATCTATGACGCCCTCAATACCGACACCGCCCTTGTGCATTTTGAGAAGGGCCTGCCCGACTGCGAAGGGGTCTATAAGGCCGTCAATCAGGAAGCGGCCCACCGCCTTTCTGCACAATATATCTATATCAACCGTGAATCAGATGTGGGCGTGCCCGGTCTGCGTGAGGCCAAACTCCGCTACCACCCCCACCATATGGCAAAAGTATATATTGCAAAAAAAGATGAACTGCTGAACCGACAGAGAGGGAGGAAACAAAATGGCTGA